The following proteins come from a genomic window of Dongia rigui:
- a CDS encoding aminotransferase class V-fold PLP-dependent enzyme encodes MSHPQHLPSGVGTPQADGAPLVARTRFPLLRNQPDLVYLDSAASAQKPDVVIDRLTRFYTGEYANIHRGLYPLSEIATENYDAARTRVARFLNAGRDEVIFTHNATEGTNLVAHAFGDANLRPGDLILTTLLEHHANIVPWQLLKERRHLRLAAVPIDAHGDLDLERFEMLLSREPKLVCVTAAANTIGTVTPLKEIVAMAHRAGALVMVDAAQAAPHFRLDVRDLDCDFLTITGHKLYGPDGIGALYVKEKLLADLPPFMGGGGIIRSVSIDHTDYAAGPRRFEAGTPAIGAAIALATALDFIDEIGFGAIAAHDAALTDYAAGRLAEISGLKILGRPQHRIGILSFTLDGIHPHDIGTLLGESRICIRAGHHCAQPLMEHFGVTGTARASFGVHNTTQDVDRLVDSLARVRQMLR; translated from the coding sequence ATGTCGCATCCGCAGCATCTTCCCAGCGGGGTCGGGACGCCCCAAGCTGACGGGGCGCCGCTGGTGGCGCGGACCCGGTTCCCGTTGCTCCGCAACCAGCCGGACCTGGTCTATCTCGACAGCGCCGCCAGCGCCCAGAAGCCGGATGTGGTCATCGACCGGCTGACGCGCTTCTACACGGGTGAATATGCCAATATCCATCGTGGGCTTTACCCCTTAAGCGAGATTGCGACGGAAAATTACGACGCGGCGCGGACGCGGGTCGCGCGCTTCCTCAATGCCGGCCGGGATGAGGTCATCTTCACCCATAATGCGACCGAGGGGACAAACCTGGTGGCGCATGCCTTCGGCGACGCCAATCTCAGGCCCGGCGACCTCATCCTCACGACCCTCCTCGAACACCACGCCAATATCGTGCCCTGGCAGCTCCTCAAGGAGCGCCGGCACCTGCGTCTCGCGGCGGTGCCGATCGATGCCCATGGCGATCTCGACCTCGAGCGGTTCGAGATGTTGTTGTCGCGCGAGCCGAAACTGGTCTGCGTCACGGCCGCTGCCAACACCATCGGCACGGTGACGCCGCTTAAAGAGATCGTCGCCATGGCGCACCGGGCCGGGGCCTTGGTCATGGTCGATGCGGCGCAGGCGGCCCCGCATTTCCGCCTCGATGTCAGGGATCTCGACTGCGATTTCCTCACCATCACGGGCCACAAGCTCTACGGCCCCGATGGCATCGGCGCCCTCTATGTGAAGGAAAAGCTGCTGGCCGATCTGCCGCCCTTCATGGGCGGCGGCGGCATCATCCGCTCGGTCAGCATCGATCACACGGACTATGCCGCCGGACCCCGCCGCTTCGAGGCCGGCACGCCGGCGATCGGCGCTGCCATCGCGTTGGCGACCGCGCTCGACTTCATCGACGAGATCGGCTTTGGGGCCATTGCAGCCCATGATGCCGCCTTGACCGACTATGCCGCTGGTCGGTTGGCCGAGATTTCCGGCCTCAAGATCCTGGGGCGTCCGCAGCACCGCATCGGCATCCTGTCCTTCACCTTGGATGGGATCCACCCGCACGACATCGGCACGCTGCTGGGCGAAAGCCGCATCTGCATTCGCGCCGGCCACCACTGCGCGCAGCCGCTGATGGAGCATTTCGGTGTTACCGGCACGGCCAGGGCTTCCTTCGGCGTCCATAACACAACCCAGGATGTCGACCGGCTGGTTGACAGCCTTGCCCGCGTGCGGCAGATGCTGCGCTGA
- a CDS encoding Fe2+-dependent dioxygenase, giving the protein MIVIIPDVLTVDEQSQLRLLASQSNFVDGKETAGFRAKMVKNNEQVAKDAANKRQLQEIVVAALNRSKDFRRGAIPFRIRPPLISRYRPGMTYGPHIDDALMGSATSRDRTDVSCTVFINDASEYEGGELVIHSPFGVQEVKLPARYAVIYPSGTLHEVAEVTKGERLVAVTWIQSYVRDERHRQFLSDALEVRDKLHTIDPKMVEADTASRLYTNLLRMWAET; this is encoded by the coding sequence ATGATCGTCATCATTCCCGACGTCCTCACCGTGGACGAACAATCGCAGCTTCGCTTGCTGGCCTCGCAGTCGAACTTCGTCGATGGCAAAGAGACGGCCGGGTTCCGGGCCAAGATGGTCAAGAACAACGAGCAGGTCGCCAAGGACGCCGCCAACAAGCGGCAGCTCCAGGAAATTGTCGTCGCGGCACTCAACCGGTCGAAGGATTTCCGCCGCGGCGCCATCCCCTTCCGCATCCGCCCGCCGCTGATCAGCCGCTACCGGCCAGGGATGACCTATGGCCCCCACATCGATGACGCATTGATGGGGTCGGCCACCAGCCGTGACCGCACCGATGTCTCCTGCACCGTCTTCATCAATGACGCCTCGGAGTATGAGGGCGGCGAGCTTGTCATCCACTCCCCCTTCGGCGTCCAGGAAGTGAAACTGCCCGCGCGCTATGCCGTGATCTACCCGTCCGGCACGCTGCATGAGGTGGCCGAGGTGACCAAGGGCGAGCGCCTGGTGGCGGTCACCTGGATCCAATCCTATGTCCGCGACGAGCGGCACCGGCAGTTCCTGTCGGACGCATTGGAGGTGCGCGACAAGCTGCACACGATCGACCCGAAGATGGTGGAAGCGGATACCGCCTCGCGCCTTTACACCAACCTGTTGCGCATGTGGGCCGAAACCTGA
- a CDS encoding S9 family peptidase codes for MTSRFADLAALWSRYPIIGSPHVSADGNWLAWSWTGLADTANVWIVPTDGSAAPRQLTDGTDHFNVNGIASDGSRLIVAQSRGSNEHDRLFLLTRESGELQPLTPEQSDHYVFGGSFHPDGRSILYTADVDYASGKTTAGSWLYVQDLATGTRRVIARALSMVERAPEISHDGRRVLYHRGDLHPAGTQVWMAHWDGSDDRLLFSAGDRFRAYGHWLDDARLLIQAETETHARIGVLDLERGDIRWLVDDPARNIENVVVGHGGHQAMLCEVNAARLMPRLLDFESGRETPLPQMGVSLLPLQQHPGGDWIFEAYRSTAPHAFWRIGPAGSNVQSLAVSAAEGAPRDFAAAQDFRWASRDGIPVQGWLYEPAGASRGLVVWVHGGPTWHSEDWVNPVVQFLVAAGFTVLDPNYRGSTGFGIPFREAIKQDGWGGREQEDIRAGIEALIAAGKARTGRIGVAGLSYGGYSSWVAITRFSDLVDAACAICGMYELGIDYRNTEMPHGRAYSEEMMGGTPEEFPERYFNASPRNFVDRIKGRLMIVHGLADSNVSPANTDMAVKDLDARGIPYRLLTFPDEGHGIYKAGNRARWLTEMADFFADAFGP; via the coding sequence ATGACATCCCGGTTTGCCGACCTCGCCGCGCTCTGGTCGCGCTACCCGATCATCGGGTCGCCGCATGTGTCGGCAGATGGCAATTGGCTGGCCTGGTCCTGGACTGGCCTTGCCGACACCGCCAATGTCTGGATCGTGCCGACCGATGGCAGCGCGGCACCGCGCCAGCTGACGGACGGCACCGATCATTTCAATGTCAACGGCATCGCCTCCGATGGCAGCCGCCTCATCGTCGCGCAGAGCCGCGGCAGCAACGAACACGACCGGCTGTTTCTGCTCACGCGAGAGAGCGGCGAATTGCAGCCGCTGACGCCGGAACAATCCGATCACTATGTCTTTGGCGGCAGCTTCCATCCCGACGGCCGCTCGATCCTCTATACGGCAGATGTCGATTACGCCTCGGGCAAGACCACGGCTGGTTCCTGGCTCTATGTGCAGGACTTGGCCACGGGCACCCGCCGCGTGATCGCTCGCGCGCTGTCGATGGTCGAACGCGCCCCCGAGATCAGCCACGATGGCCGGCGCGTGCTCTATCACCGGGGCGATCTGCACCCGGCCGGGACGCAGGTCTGGATGGCCCATTGGGATGGCAGCGACGACAGGCTCCTGTTCAGCGCCGGGGATCGTTTCCGCGCCTATGGGCACTGGCTCGATGACGCGCGCCTTCTCATCCAGGCGGAAACGGAAACGCATGCGCGGATTGGCGTGCTCGACCTTGAGCGCGGCGACATCCGCTGGCTGGTGGATGATCCGGCGCGCAATATCGAAAACGTCGTCGTGGGCCACGGCGGCCATCAGGCGATGCTGTGCGAGGTCAACGCGGCCCGTCTGATGCCACGCCTGCTCGATTTCGAGAGCGGTCGCGAAACGCCGCTGCCGCAGATGGGCGTCAGTCTGTTGCCGCTGCAGCAGCATCCTGGCGGTGACTGGATTTTTGAAGCCTATCGCTCGACGGCGCCCCACGCCTTCTGGCGCATCGGCCCGGCGGGGTCGAATGTGCAGTCCCTGGCGGTCTCGGCTGCCGAAGGAGCGCCACGAGATTTCGCGGCGGCGCAGGATTTCCGCTGGGCGTCGAGGGACGGCATCCCGGTCCAGGGCTGGCTCTACGAGCCTGCGGGCGCAAGCCGGGGCCTCGTCGTCTGGGTGCATGGTGGTCCCACCTGGCACAGCGAGGATTGGGTCAACCCGGTGGTGCAGTTCCTGGTTGCTGCTGGTTTCACCGTGCTCGATCCCAATTACCGCGGCTCCACCGGCTTCGGCATACCCTTCCGCGAGGCGATCAAGCAGGATGGCTGGGGTGGTCGTGAACAGGAAGACATTCGCGCCGGCATCGAGGCGCTGATCGCTGCCGGCAAAGCGAGGACCGGGCGGATCGGCGTCGCTGGCTTGTCTTACGGCGGCTATTCGTCCTGGGTGGCCATCACGCGCTTCTCAGACCTGGTCGATGCGGCCTGCGCCATCTGCGGCATGTATGAGCTTGGCATCGATTACCGCAATACCGAGATGCCCCATGGCCGCGCCTATAGCGAGGAGATGATGGGCGGCACGCCGGAAGAGTTTCCGGAACGCTACTTCAATGCCTCACCGCGCAACTTCGTCGACCGGATCAAGGGCCGGCTCATGATCGTCCATGGCCTCGCCGACAGCAATGTCTCGCCAGCCAACACGGACATGGCCGTCAAGGATCTTGATGCCCGCGGCATTCCCTATCGGCTGCTGACCTTCCCCGACGAAGGCCACGGCATCTACAAGGCTGGCAACCGTGCCCGCTGGCTCACCGAGATGGCGGATTTCTTCGCCGACGCTTTCGGGCCATGA